A DNA window from Macrobrachium rosenbergii isolate ZJJX-2024 chromosome 41, ASM4041242v1, whole genome shotgun sequence contains the following coding sequences:
- the LOC136827137 gene encoding golgin subfamily A member 6-like protein 7, protein MQREELKEEKEKMQRMELKEVNEEMQSFTVQINKRKVKHQVLEDKTLFLENEQQLMQNETAAQKNAQYMLEDEIMRMKPEDKRLTENAAAVEELSDTLNNKVMSLTAQLAKLNCQLRQQEEAAAQLAMELREMREERMHMSK, encoded by the coding sequence atgcagagagaggaacttaaagaagaaaaggagaagatgcaGAGAATGGAACTGAAAGAAGTAAACGAGGAGATGCAGTCTTTCACAGTACAAATTAACAAGCGGAAGGTGAAGCATCAGGTCTTGGAGGACAAAACCCTTTTCCTCGAGAACGAACAGCAGCTGATGCAGAATGAGACTGCGGCTCAGAAAAATGCGCAATATATGCTGGAAGATGAGATAATGAGGATGAAACCGGAAGATAAGCGACTGACTGAGAATGCTGCCGCTGTTGAAGAGCTAAGTGATACCCTGAACAACAAAGTGATGAGCTTGACTGCTCAGTTGGCAAAGCTCAATTGTCAACTTCGTCAACAAGAGGAAGCAGCAGCTCAGCTGGCGATGGAACTCCGTGAGATGAGAGAGGAAAGGATGCATATGAGTAAATGA